CATGCGGCGCTCCAGCGGCGGCGAGAACGGCACCTACACGATCACCGTTTCAACGACGAACGACCCGGTGACCGACGATTACGGGAACGAGCCCTGCTCCGCCGCGGCGGTGACCTCGGGCCAGCCGGTGCAGGGCGCGCTGAACGCCGCCGATGACAGCGACATCTTCACCCTCTCCATCCGGCAGGGCGCCACCTACATCATCGCAGTCAGCCTCGGCACCCTGGCGGACTCCTACCTGGTGCTCGTGGACAGCGACGGCCGCACCATCATCACGGCGAACGACGACTTCGGCAACACCAAGGCTTCGCGCATCCAGTACGCGGCCACCAAGACCGGGACCATCTACGTGGTGGTCACGAACCCGGACGATGCCAGCACCGGGACCTACACGCTGAGCGTCACGAGCAACTAGCGGGCGCGCGATGCGACTCGGCTTCGGCCTCAGCCCGTTCCAGCGCTACCCGGACCTGGCGGCGCTCCAGCAGACGCTGCGCCTGGCCGAGGAGATGGGCCTGGACGCCGCAAGCATCGGCGACCACGCGGTGATGCCCTATTCCCACGCCAAGACGGTGAGCCCGTTCTGGCACGATCCCATCGTCACGGGGACGGTCATCGCCACCGGCACCAAGCGGCTGGGCATCCTCTACAACGTCTTTGTCCTGCCGTACCACCACCCGGTGATCCTGGCCAAGTCCCTGGCGACGCTGGACGTCTTCTCCGGCGGGCGGGTCACCGTGGGCGTGGGCGTGGGCTGGATCAAGGAAGAGTTCGAGGCCCTGGGCGTGCCGTTCAACGAGCGCGGGGCGCTGACGGACGAATACATCAAGGTGATGCGCACCCTGTGGAACGAAGAGAAGCCCGCCTTCCAGGGGCAGTACATCTCCTTCGACAACATCGCATTTCAGCCGAGGCCGCTGCAAAGGCCCCTGCCCATCATCATCGGCGGCGGGACGCAGAAGACCCTGGAGCGCGCCGCGGCCCTAGGCGATGGCTGGCACCCGCTGGGACGCACCTGGAGCACGCTGACCAAGGACGTGGCGGAGCTGAAGCGCCTGCTGGCGGCGCGCGGGCGCAGCATGGAAGGCTTCCGTATGGGCTATACGCTCTACTACTCCGGCGCGGCGGGACAGACCCAGCGCCACACCTCGCTCGCCGGGGGAGAAGAGGCTTCCTCCCTCAGCACGGACATTGGCGAGGCGCGGGAGCAGGTGGCGCGGCTGAAGGAGCTGGGCGTCTCCTACATCACCCTGCGCTTCCGGGGCCTGACGCACACGGAGCTGTGCGAGGCCATGGCGCGGTTCGCGAAAGACGCGCTGCCCAAGCTCCGGTAAGCGGCCCTACGCCAAGCGGTAGAGCCGCCGCGTGTTCTCTCCTAGAACCTTCGCCTTGGCCGCTTGTGAGAGGTCATCCCGCTTGTAGATGATGCGGGCGGAATCGGGAAAGAGGCAGTCCCAGTGGGGATAGTCAGAGGCGTAGACGACCTGGTCTTCCCCCACGAGCTTCAACACCATAGGCAGGGTCTTCTCCTCAGGCTCGCAGGCGAAGAAGCATCTCCCCGAGCGCATGTAGTCGCTGGGCTTGGCCTTCATATAGGGGCCAAGGTGGCTGAGCTTCCCATAATCCTCATCCATGCGCTCCATGAGGAAGGGCGCCCAGCCGGCGCCCGATTCCAGGAAGGCGACACGGAGCTTCTTGAAGCGCTCCAGCACGCCGCCCATGACGATGCCCGCAAGGGCGATCATCTGCTCGATGGGGTGCGAGATGGGATGGATGATGAGGAAGTTATCGAACCGCTCCGTGCCGGCATGGCGGACGCCGTGGACGCCGGGCCGACGTGGATGCCCAGGGGAACATCCAGGCCTTCCAGGGCTTCAAAGAAGGGATGGAAATCCGGGTCGCTGATGGGCTTGCCGTGGACGTTGGAGGGCACGCTGACGCCGATCATCCCGAGCTGTTGGACGGCGTGGCGCGCTTCGGCGATGGCCATGGGGACGTTCTGCAACGGCACGGCGGCAATGCCTTTGAGGCACTTGGGGTTGTGACTGCAATAGCGGGCGAGCCACTCGTTGTAGATGCGCGCCAGGGCGGCGGCGAGCTCGGCGTTCTCCAGGCCTGAGACGCCGACGCCGATGACGGCGCCGTAATTGACAAAGATATCGCACTCTTCGATGTCCATGTCCTTGATGCGCTCGATGGGGTCCACGCCGCCCTGGCGCATGCGGCCCCCTGCGCCCGGCGGGAGCGGGCCGGAGCCGCGCCCCTTGCCGCCCGGCTGGGGCCAGAGCTTGCCCTCCATGAAGAGCCGCCCGCCGCCCGTATCAATGTTGACGTTCCTGGGGGCAAGGTGCTTCAAGCGGGCGGTGGGCACGATGGCCGCGTGGGAGATGAGGCGGTCGGGCAGGCGCAGCTCGTTCTTGAAGTCGAGCGCGTAGTAGCGCTCATCGCGGTCGAACGCCTCGTGCGCGTCGGCGTGGTCGGCCTCCAGCGAACGCTTCAGATCAACCACATCCTCCACTGACATCTTTTCCATTTCCTGCGTGACGCCCATTGCGCCTCCTGAGCATTTCGTATAACGCCGGGAGAGTCCCAGCCTGGTCTGTGCCTTCGAGCAAACAAAATGGGAAGGCGCCGCCCCAGCGTGTGAGGCTTGCGCCTTCCCGGCTCTCTGTCCTGGCGAAGGCTGTGCTATGCGATTGTGACCGAACCGCCGAGGCTACTTCTCTTCGCGCGACTCCTTGTTCTGCACGACGGCCTGCTTGTCCATCTCCGCCATCATCGCCTTGGCCTCCGGGTACATCCGGTCGATCTCGGCGATATCGCGCACGTGCTGGTCGAAGGTCTTGCTATAGGCCTTCACCTCGTCCTGGGCCTCGCGGCGGCGTGCCAGGCGCAGATTCATCTGCGCCAGCACCGCCGAGTTGCGGAGCACCTGGCGCTGGCGCGCCGCGATGGCCGCCTCGATCTCGCGCGGCAGCGAAAGGTCCGTCCCTTCCACGTCCAACTTATCCATCTTGCCGATCTCCTCCACCACCTGACTGCTGCTCGACATGCAACTCCTTTGTCGCAGGCATCCCGCCCGCGAAGATGCTGATAGTGATACCACGATCCTTGCGCTACGCCTGATCGAAGAGGCCCAGTTCCACGAGGGCGCTCACCACATCGGACAAGGCGGCCCAGTTGTTGTGGCCCGCCTTGGTGCGCTGGGTCACCGGCGTTGCGTTATAGAAGCCGAGCTTCTGTGTGGTCGCGGTGCCGATCTTGGTGCCGGTGGTGGAGTCCACGATGATGTTTTTGCCATCGGCAAACTGCAGATGCCCGGAGGATGTGAAGGAGATAGCAGTGCCTGCGCCGCCGGGGTTCAGGATGAAGCTGTTGGCGTATTGGAGGGTCAGGTTAGCGCCGTGGGCGAAGTAGTGGTCGAAGGCGCCGTTGGTGATGAAATGCAGTTCGGTGCCAACGTGGACTTTGCGGAGACGGAGCGTGTTGGCGCCAATATCATAGGCGTTGTCTGCGCCCGGGAGGATGTGGCCGGTGGAGCCTTGGAAGGCCCACCGCGTCACGCGCGTCTGTAGTGTATTGCCCGACCCAAGAGGGTTGGCGCCGCTGATGGTTACGTCACCCGTTGCCGCAGTCCCTGTTGCCAGCCCGGGGTTGAGGACAAGAGCCGAGCCACTAACATCAGTCCCATTGCTGTCCTGGGCGTAGAGCGTCAGGCTGCCGCCTTGAGAAGGAGCGCTGGTGGTTCGAGCAGCGCCGATAAAGAAGGGGCCCTGATTTCCAGACGGGCCTCCGTTGAAATCGATTCCGTTCATTGAGTAACGGCTAACATTCACTCCACTCGTGGGGAAGTCATCGCCTATGTACAAGGAGGAGACAGTGTGGATCTGTCCACCCGCTGAAATCAGGCGCAGCTTGCGAGCTGACCCAGTACCAGCACTCTCGTTGCCAACCTCCAACACGTTACTGTTCCAGCGCAAGAAGCCGCGCTCGTAGTTGTTCGAGTC
Above is a window of Chloroflexota bacterium DNA encoding:
- a CDS encoding TIGR03619 family F420-dependent LLM class oxidoreductase gives rise to the protein MRLGFGLSPFQRYPDLAALQQTLRLAEEMGLDAASIGDHAVMPYSHAKTVSPFWHDPIVTGTVIATGTKRLGILYNVFVLPYHHPVILAKSLATLDVFSGGRVTVGVGVGWIKEEFEALGVPFNERGALTDEYIKVMRTLWNEEKPAFQGQYISFDNIAFQPRPLQRPLPIIIGGGTQKTLERAAALGDGWHPLGRTWSTLTKDVAELKRLLAARGRSMEGFRMGYTLYYSGAAGQTQRHTSLAGGEEASSLSTDIGEAREQVARLKELGVSYITLRFRGLTHTELCEAMARFAKDALPKLR